A region of the Chryseobacterium cucumeris genome:
ATTAATCAGGAGTATGCCCAGGTTTATAGTAAAATGGATGTGAGTAAGCTGGCTTTGGAATACAATTCAAAAGCTGTGAATTATGCTTTGAAGCTGAGAAAAGATAACCGTGACTGCCGTCTGTTTTTACACTATGCCTATTCAACCAGATCTTTTTACATGTACAATGTTGACCGGCCTGACTCTGCTCTTATTTACCTGCATAAAGCTATAAAAATAGAAGCAAATCCTCTCGATATATCTAATGTTGCAAGGTACTTTACCATATTTGAGGTGAAACCTGATTCTGCCAGGTATTACTTTCAAAAGGCTTTTATGCTTTTAGAAACCAGGAATTTTAAACATGACAAATTCCAGAGAGCTGTTGTTTTACAGAATTATGGAATATTTCTGAACAGTCAGGGAAAAAGCAGTGAGGCTATCAACGCAATTAAGGAGTCAATTGAATTGGCTAAGCAGGTCAACAGACCTAAACTTCTTCTTAACAATTATAAGGAACTGTCTGGACTTTATAAAAATGAAGGAGATGCTGAAAAAGAAAATGAATATCTGAAAAAGGCAATTTCATTGCAGGACAGCCTTAATGCCAACCAGAATCAGGCTGTAAACCTCTCCATCAACAGACTGAATAAAGATAGAGAAAACGAAAAAGTTCAGTTTAAAAAACAAAATAATACCACGCTGTGGTATAGTGGTATCGCAATGCTGTTGGTTACTTTAATCACCGTTTACTTTTATTTACATGTAAGAAAAAAGAAAAAAAAGCTGGCGGAAAGTCAACAAATAATTTTTGAAATAGGGGAAGAAACAAAAGACCTGAAAAGAAAACTCAGTGAAAATTATGAGAATATCATTCAGCTTGCCAGAGAAAAAAAAGCTGATTTTTTTCCTAAATT
Encoded here:
- a CDS encoding LuxR C-terminal-related transcriptional regulator, with the protein product MFFLKKINKIILFSFIICYSQLFSQRYTERNIDTLLIKTNEVLRTRISDDDLIRWNKGIIKEAIRIGYREGEAMGYANIANRYVFGGNLKKGLEYLNKAEDISGKSNDNFLFGKINQEYAQVYSKMDVSKLALEYNSKAVNYALKLRKDNRDCRLFLHYAYSTRSFYMYNVDRPDSALIYLHKAIKIEANPLDISNVARYFTIFEVKPDSARYYFQKAFMLLETRNFKHDKFQRAVVLQNYGIFLNSQGKSSEAINAIKESIELAKQVNRPKLLLNNYKELSGLYKNEGDAEKENEYLKKAISLQDSLNANQNQAVNLSINRLNKDRENEKVQFKKQNNTTLWYSGIAMLLVTLITVYFYLHVRKKKKKLAESQQIIFEIGEETKDLKRKLSENYENIIQLAREKKADFFPKFQEAYPELFRELLKINPNLSKSDLTFCAMIWLGFSSKEIAQSVSMEHRSVQTKKYRIRKKLNLESETNLYLFFRSILEP